The genomic segment GACTGAAGAAGATGCCTTGGTACTAGCGGAGTTGCACAGCGGAAATGTGTGGATCCAGACCTTCGCTATTCCTGTTGGCTGACGAGAATGCATGCCAGGCGGTTCGGTGGGACGAGTCGCGTGCTTCTCGATCGCTTCAATAAGAAAACCAATTAGCGACTCCGACGTGGCAGGCTGCGCTGAGGAGTGTGGTGATTCACAGCAAAGCTTCGAGACCGGAGATGTATCCTCTGATATCCTCGCTTTGCTGGCGCGTCCAGCGCACGTGCATGAGGGTCGGTATTCGGATCCCCGAATCGCACACTGGAAACTCGCAGCGGACGATCGCAAGCGGTCGAATGGGCTGGAATGTCAGCAGGCAGAGGCCATTGGTACTGACATTCTGAATACGTCCGGGCTTAGTCGTGGCGCTGCCCAACTCAGGTTCATCACAGCCGGGCAACTCCCTTACAAGCACGTCAATGTTCTGGGGATAGCGCTTCTCGCGACGGCGCTCGACCTTTGTCCCGGCTTTCATAGGACATCATATGTAATCTATACGTGTCCCTAAGTAAACTGCTCAGATGAATTAGGTCGATCATGTGTCTCCTCCGCCGTATCGGGCTGGGATCCAAATACCTTGCCCACAATCCCGGAACGGGTTGACACGTCCATTTTGAACATGACAAGCCGGAGAAAGGCCTTCACGGTGTTGGGGCTTATCCTCATCCGCGACGCGATCTGCTTACTCGTCAGTCCTTCAGTCAAAAGAGATACTGTCTGGAGTTCGCGAGGCGTCAGGCCGAACTGCTCCGTCAGTCCTATCAGACCGCCAGGCCCATGAGAATGCCGCTCTAAAAGAACAACGTAATTCATGGGCTCATTGGTCCCGATCTGCCAGTCGCATCGGAAGGCCCTGCATGTGTATTTACGCTGTCCGGAGACGATCTCATGGACAAAAATAGGCTCCGCTCGCCCGTTGCTTTTCAGCAACCAAAACGTGATTTTGTCGCGGATGAACAGCATTGGCTGATGGATCTTGTTCGGGTCGGTGGGAAATGCAAGGATCTGAAGAGCGGCCGTATTGAACGCGACCGGACAGATCGCCCGATTTATAAGTATGAATCCAGGAGTGGTGTGTACTATTTGCACCGCTGCCTCCCATTCGATCACCTTTCGTCGAACGAGGCCTGCGTCACACGTGGTCGACCTGAGTGCGATTCGCCCACTCATTTCCAGTGTTGGGATTTAACCCATTCAGATCAGAGTCCGTGGGACGTACGAGGAGCTTAGACATAGACCGCCAAAAAGTCAACATAAATTATGAATGCTAAATTGTTCCGGCGTAACGACCAATTAAGGTCTCGGCTACTTACGACGGCGGGCATGTGGTGTCGTGACATATATCACGCCATTCCATTCCTCCCTAAAACCTCAATGATGATCTTATAGGTTAGGCCAATCGGGTAATTGCTAGAAACATGCGGAGGTGCTGGAATTCGGTGTTTGGAGAAGCCCCGTGTTGAAAGTGGCGGAAGTCGAGCGTCGCATAAGTGTATTGTGGAACCGGAAACTCTCGACCACAGTAAGTGGATTCCTGCGGTCTCAAATGGCCACTGTTTTCCCGTTCCTTCTTCTGGTGGTTATAGGTCGCGCACAGATAACGCAGTCTACAGCTGATCGGCCAAGCGAATCCCAACTAGAACTCCCCACACCGCAGCTCTGCGAGGGGCATCCCAGCGACAGAACCCGGACACTCTCGCTGGGCGGGCAGTCGTTTAGTTCAGAAGGTCAGGCGAGAGCGTCACAGGATTTATCATCCGAGCAAAACGAGCTCCCAAAGCCGAATGAGCCACAACCGAGCGAGCAGGCGACGAGCGCTGCAGGGCAGAATATCGCGAAGAACGCTGGCGGCCATGCGGCTCCGATGGTGACATATGCTGGTGGCTTGATCACGGTGCGACCCGGGGGCTCCACAATGCGAACAGTTCTGCAGGCCATCAGCGGACGGGCGGGCATAACACTCGATCTCCCGGCTGCAGGACTTGATAGCAGGATCTTTGATGAGCAGATCGGTCCCACGCCGGTCCGAGAGGCGCTGCTTCAAGTGCTCTACGGTTCCGGGCTCAATTACATCATCCAGTACGCGTCCAGCGATCCGCCCCTCGTGAAGAGGCTTGTGGTGAGTGCACAAGCAGAGCACGCCAGCGCTGCAGACCAGCAAATAGCGAGCGGCAATGGCATCAAGCAGGCGCCGAAGATGGAGATCGCAGATCAGGCATTCGATGGAGGGAGCGAGGAGCAGCCTCCAGAGGAGTCGCAGCCACTCATTTCTGGCCCAGCGCCAAACGTGCCGGGTGTCCCGGCGAACTTCAACCTCAAGGAAGCTGCTGCCCAGGCCCACAAAACGCCGGGAGAAATCCTTGATGAAATGCAAAAGCGTCAGCTTGAGATTCTGCAAGCTCAAACGCCGCAACCATGAAGGCTCGCTTACATAACGAAGTAGTTAGACGAGTGTCATAAATGTAAAGCGGCCATGGCGATGGTCCGACCGCAGGTGGTGTGCGTGCGTACCATTTGGAAGATGTGTTTGCGAGACAGAGAGTAACTGATGACCCATAGGGGTTAAGGCATTCGGGGCTACGTCAATTGGGTACTTGCATTACAGAAAACACCAAGTAGAGTTAGGCACTGAGCGCCGACAGATGTAACTCAACGGGTTAAGCGGCGCAAGGAGGAATGGGATGAGAATCAGTGGTCTGAAGCTGCTGGCCTTCGCTGCGGCGGTCACTTGTCTCGCCTTTGCGAGCGTGGGCTGGGGACAAACTACGGACGTCTATAGGCTCAACTACTTCGCCAACAACGGCGTTGCGGGGGTACCCACCGCGACAGTCCGGATCGACAACCCCGGGGTGACGGGTGGCACCCTCTGCTCGTTGATTTACGTGTTCAACTGGGATCAGCAGATGGCAGAATGCTGCGGATGCAAGAACACACCAAACGGGCTGCGTACGTTAGACGTATTCGCTGATCTGACTGACAACCCGCTGACGGGCAGAATCCCGACGGAGGGCGTGATCAAGATCGTGTCGGCAAAGAACAATGGCTGCAACGCCGCTGCGAACGTGAGTCCTACGCCCAACCTCAGGGAGTGGGCAACACACGTTCAGGCCGTAAGGGTGGGAACCGCCACCACGTACCCGATCACCGAGACCGAGTTCACGGATTCGGTTCTTGGCGCGACTGAGCTCGCCAACCTGCAGGCGCAGTGCGGCTTCATCGGGATTCTGGGGAGCGGCCAAGGCGTGTGCACTTGCGGCCGTGGGGACTCTACGCACTAACCCATGCTGCACCTACGAAGGGTGGATTCTAAACCGCTTCGTGTCGTGAGGTTATTTGACAGTACAACCCCAGGCGGGACTAAAGACCCGCCTGGAGTTCTTTTCCGGAATTGCATTTCAGCACCTTTCAGGAGACAGCCATGATCTTTGCCTGCTGCCGGCGCCTGGTCATCATTGTTCTTGCGAGTGCCTGTGGAGTTCTGTTCGCACAGGAATCTGTCCAGCAGCCCGCCGCTAACATAAGCGGGACGGTGCTTACCCTTGGAGAACTTGAGGCCACGCAATCCGGCAAACTTCTCCAGGCCCGTTATCAGCATTACTTGAGCGAACGCAAAGCACTGGAGGATGCGATTGATGAGCGTCTCCTGAAGACGGAGGCGGAGAAGAAGAACGTCTCACTGGATACGCTGATGGATACGGTAGTATACAAGGGTATCCAGGATCCCACTGAGGATCAGCTCAAGGTCTATTATGAAGGGCTCGAGACGCAGGATACATATGAGAATGTACGGAGTGCGGTACTTCAGCATATTCGCGAGCTACGACGGTCCAGAGCGCGTGCGGCTTATGTGGCGGAGTTGCGAAAGAATGCGCAAATCAGCATTCTGCTGATGCCTCCTACGGCTGCTGTGAATACCGAAGGCGCATTCACGCTCGGGAAGAGCAACGCTCCCGTGACATTAATTGAGTTTGCCGACTATCAGTGCCCGTACTGCCAAACTGCAAATCCTCAGATACAGCGGCTCAAAAGGGAGTTTGGCGAGTCACTCACGGTCATTTTTAAGGATTTCCCGCTTCCCATGCACGCCAGCGCACAGAAAGCCGCTGAGGCCTCCCGATGTGCTGGTCAGCAGGGGAAGTTCTGGGAATATCATGACACCCTGTTCAGCACCCGGCTGCTTAGCCCGGACGATCTGCGCGATCACGCGCGCGTCCTAAAACTGGATACGGATCGATTCGACAAGTGCCTGGCCAATGGAGATGAAGCCGGTGCGGTGAAGAAGGACTTCCAGCAAGCCAATGCTCTTGGTCTTAGCGGAACCCCGAGCTTCTTTATCAATGGGCATTTCTTCAGCGGCGCGATGGACTATGCAGCCGTCAAGGAGTTTATCAATCAACAACTCAACGGCGTGACGTCGAAGCAGCAGATGCTATCGCAGAAGTAGCAAAGCCACACACGCGCGTCACGAAAAAGGAGCCGGCAAACCGGATGCATGCTTATGAATTCCGCAAAGCGCATCGCGCGCATCGCCCTGCTGCTCGGAGCCTGGGGGGCACAATGCCTGATGGCATCGGTGCTGGTTGCTCCATCCAAAGTGACGGTTAATCCCGGCGACACCCTTCAGTTCTCGGCCACAGGCGATCCGCTCGGCATCTACCTGTGGAACCTGTCAGGACCGGGTTGCAGCGAGGACTGCGGCAGCATTACATTCGGCGGCCTTTACACCGCCCCGGTTGTGGCCCCCGCATCTCAGCCCATCATAGTGAGTGCCACATCGTATTTCGATTTGTCTCAATCGGGGAGCGCCGCGATAACAATCACTAGCCAAAATGTTATCTCGGTTCAGGTGTCGCCCTCGCAGGCCAGCCTTGAATTGGGTCAGCAGCAGCTCTTTACGGCGACTGTGTCTGGCACAACGAACACTGCTGTGACGTGGAGTGTGTCCGGACCGGGTTGTACCGGCGCCGCATGTGGCACGATCACTTCCGGCGGCCTCTATACGGCTCCTGCGACCATGCCCAGCATTGCAATGATCCAGGTGACCGCGACCTCCAAAGCTAATACGAGCAGATCCGGTACGTCGACTATCGCGTTGCTTTCTTCCATTGCAGTGAGCGTTAGTCCGAAGACTGTAAGCCTGTATCCGAACAAAACGCAACAGTTCAACGCCACCGTGACCGGTAGCCCTGTAACGACGGTGACGTGGAGCATTCGCGGCGATGGTTGTTCTGGAAGCGCCTGCGGCATGATTACATCCGCTGGTCTCTATACGGCTCCGGCTACGCCGCCCAGTTCTCCAAAAGTCACAGTGACCGCTACAGCGACCGCCGACCCGAAGGCGCTTGGAAGCGCCGTGGTTACATTGCTCACGCCTCCAGCCATCACTATTTCGCCCAAGTCGGTGAGCATTATCTCAGGGGAGCATATTCAGTTTTACGACAAGGTGACCGGTACAACACAGACGGCTGTCACGTGGTCGGTGAGCGGCACGAGTTGCCCTGGAACGGCTTGCGGCACGATCTCGGCAACAGGTCTCTACACATCACCGTCGAACCTGTCCGCTCCGTTGGAGGTTACCGTTAAGGTAACTCTCACGGCTCTGTCGTCTGTAAGCGATGTTGCCAAGGTGAGCATCGTTCGAGCGAACAATGCAAAATTGGCCGGGCATTATGCGTTTTACCTGAATGGGTTCGATGCGAATGGAATCCAGCAATGCGCAGGCACAATATATGCCGATGGCAAAGGCACGATTCTTTCGGGTTTTGAAGATACAAACGACATAATCAACCCGTCCACCCGCATGGCAATCAGTGGAACCTACCAAATAGGATCCGACAACCGCGGGTCGATCACGGTGAAAGGCCCCAACGGGACTCAAACGTTGGACGTGGTGCTGAATGCCGGGGGAACCAGGGGCCGGTTGGTCTCCATCGATCCGAAGGGGGTTCGCAGTTCCGGAACGATCTACCGTCAGTCAACGTCGGCATTCGATGCTTCCGCACTTGACGGAGGGTATGTGTTCAGCCTCGTGGGCCAGAACAAAGCAGGGGGGCGCATTGGGGCTCTCGGGCTGTTCTTCCCAAATGGCTCCGGGTTCGTTGCAGGATGCGGAATGGATGTAAATGAAGCTGGAGGCGCAAAGGTCGCTTATGGAACCTACTCCGGAATCTATAACTACGACACGGACGGGCGGGGGACGATGACCTTGATTATCCCCGGGTTCATGGATGAAACATTCAACTTTGTCTTCTACATCATTTCGTCAAATCAACTGCTACTGCTCTCGACGGATCCTCTAAGCGACTCGACTCCGATCTTCAGTGGACAGGCCATCGCTCAGGACGAGTACGCATTCAGTGCGGAACAGTTCATTGGAACCGCGGTGTACGGGGTGAGTGGCAAAGCGCAGGGCAGAGGAGACGTGACGATAGGACGCCTCAATTTCCAGACCGGAGATTCAGTGATTGGGAACTACGACAGAAATGCGGCTGGGACGGTTACTTATGCAGGACAGACGACCGGAGCCTACAGCGTACAAATTACCGGACGCGCGACGATGGTCTTTTACGATCCGGGCGATGATTCGACATCCACGTGGGTGATGTATGCCGCGGGGCGGGATACGGGATTCATCTTGGATATGTCATCGAACGCCGTCCGAATCGGTGAGATCACTCCGCAGGATACGCCGCCCTTTTCGAACGCATCGCTGGTGGGCACTTTCCTGGTTGGATCGGGCGAACCGATTGTGAAGCCCGCTCCGCTTTACATCGGCTACATGAACTTCGATGGCAGCGTGAGCAAGCAGGGGAATGGCGGGGTTACCGGCATGGAAGACGTGAGCCTCGCATCGTCGCTTTTGACGAATCAGACAGTCAGCGGTACTTACTCGATCTCGGTTCTGGCAAGCGATGGGCGGGGATTGATCGAGTTAAGCGCCCCGTCCACGAGCACTTATCAACTGTGGCTTACCGGTATGACCAAGGCTCTGGGCGTGCAGGTGGACTCGACCGTGGTCAACCCCGCGATTCTCTACATTGAACAGTAACGGGACTGCTTGGCGGACGGGTTCTGCGATGCTTCCCGTCCGCCGAGATCGGGGGATTCAATGAAAAGGACGTATACTCTGGCAATCCTTTTGGGTGCTGCCCTGCTTGGTGGATATTTGTGCTCAGCACAGGAAGACGACACCGCTAGATTAACGAAGCAGGCGATGGCCGGAAATGCATCGGCGCAGGTCCAGCTGGGCATGAAGTATGCCATGACGATGCATCCGGATTTTACCGAAGCGATGAAGTGGTTCCGGATGGCTGCGGATCAGGGGTCGGCAGATGGGCAACTTCATCTCGCCGCAATGTACGACATCGGAGTCTCTCCGCAAAATCCAACGGAGGCGGTGAAATGGTACGCGTTAGCCGCAAAGCAGGGACAAAAGGATGCGGAGTTCCGTCTCGGCCAGATGTACGATAGCGCACGCGGCGTGACACAGGATTATGCTCAGGCCGCTGAGTGGTACAAGAAGGCCGCTGCGCAGGGAAGACTCGACGCGGAATACCGCCTAGGCGAGATGTATGAAAGCGGCCTGGGTGTGAAGCAGAGCTATACCGATGCGATGCACTGGTATCTGGGCGCTGCGTCGAAAGGCCGTCCTGAGGCGGAATATAGACTCGGTTATCTGTACGAGATGGGTTTGGGAACAAAGAAGGACAAGCAGCAGGCGATCGCCTGGTATCAGAAATCCAGTGATCATGGATTTCCCGATGCCACCCAGGCGCTTAGAGCACTGGAAGTGCAGTGATCTTCGACCGCAGAAGTCTCTGAAGCCGGAGCACTGAAGAACTATCGCGAGGCTATCGGGGAATCCCGCTGTCGTTATGATGTGCGGCATAGGGCTAATTCGAGACAATGACAGGCTGCTTCCAACGACAAGCAGCGCGGGAGAGTAGCAGATATCCCTCGGCTTCACGCGGCCCGACCACTCATAGACATACAGGTCAGTGAAGCGTCGCCTATCAGCCACCAAAGTACTATAGGTCTCGCGGTCGGTCTTTGGGAGACTTACATCTCTCCGCGTCGACCCGCTAGCCATTCAAATGACACGCTGAGGCGCCGGACGCCTATGGCTAGGGAAACGGATTCGTAATCACACGGTTCGTCGGAGACACGCCTGGTTGTGAGCCTGCGGTCCTTGCCGATACGGCGTACTCTCGACAATGCCGGACCGCATCGCATTTGGGACATTCTGATAACCAGCAATTCCCCCTTCCACGGGTTCAAGCAGCAGGCGGCACTGCAGATAACTTCCAGAGCATTTGGACTGCCGCTACCAGGCGGCCACGGATGGCTGCATGGGTTTACTATCTACACCAGTGCAAATTGAGAACGGCTCGGTGGGCGATATGAAAGCGCATCTCAATCGGAGAGAACTGATTCAACGTCTCGGCGCCGCAGCAGCGGGGCTGTATCTCGCACCGGCGCGGCTTACTGCATCGACGCCAGCGCCCATTGCACCGGTCGCCATCTCGAGATGCTCCAGCTACGGCCCGGAAGTGGTCAGCGCGCTAGCCTCGATGTTCGATCAGCTAGGCGGCCTTGCAAAGCTCGTCAGCGGCAAGACGGTGGCGATCAAGATCAACGTTACGGGAAGCTCCACGGAGCGTTTCAGGGGCCTGTCGCAGGGGCAGACCTACTGGGTGCACCCGCAAGTTGTAAGCGCCACGGTTCACCTGCTCGGCCAGGCTGGTGCACGGCGCATACGGCTGCTCGAAAGCCCAACCTCTTCGAAGGTGCATACGCTCGAGGAGTTCATCTCGCAGGCTGGGTGGAAAGTGTCCGAGCTCACCAGCGCCGCTCCCCGCGTGGAGATGGAGAACACAAACTTCGCCGGCCCTTCGAAACAGTACGTGCGGTTCGCCGTACCCGGTGGAGGCATGTTGTTCAAGGCATATGACCTGAATCGAAGTTACGAAGACTGCGACGTGTTTGTGTCTCTGGCCAAGTTGAAGGAGCACACTACCGCAGGTCTGACTGGATCGATGAAGAACCTGTTCGGCATCACTCCCACAACGATCTACGGCGAAGGCGCAGGGATTGATGAGCCGAGCCAGGAGGCGGCCGGCGGACGATCCATGCTGCACAACGGCAGCCGTCAGCCTTCTAAGAGCGCGCTGCCCGAGTTGAATCCGCACTCGCCGCGCGATCCCGGCTACCGCGTACCGCGCGTGACCGTCGACCTGGTTGCAGCGCGGCCCATTCACCTGAGCATCATCGACGGCATTCAGACCGTCGCGGGTGGCGAAGGCCCTTGGGCCCGGCAGATGCGGACAGTTCCTCCCGGTCTGCTGATTGCCGGCACAAATTGCGTGACGACCGATGCCGTTTGCGCGGCGCTGATGGGCTTTGATCCCATGGCAGATCGGGGCACGCCACCGTTTGAGAATTGCGACAGCACGCTGAAGCTTGCCGAAGAACTGGGCATCGGCACACGCGACCTGAGACGCGTTGAGGTGATCGGTGTGCCCATTTCCAAAGGCCGAATCGACTTCCGCAAAGTGTAAGGCTAGCTGAAGATGGCGTCGTCCCAGGATTGGGGCTCGTCCCACGTCGGTGTCGGCTCGAAATATCCAGTGCCTGGTTTCAAGTGGCGCTTCACCTCGTCATCGTTCAGAGTGATGCCCAGGCCGGCTGTATCCGGTACCTTTATAAAACCCTTGTTCACTATGGGTTTGTCGATACCGTTTACCAGGTCCTGCCAGAACGGCACATCCAGAGAATGGTTCTCCAGTGCGAGAAAATTTCTCGTCGCCGCAGCGCAGTGAACGTTCGCCATGCATGCCACCGGCGTGCCCGCAAAATGCATAGCCATGGGAAGGCCGTAACGGAAGGCCATGTCGCCGATGCGGTGCGTCTGGAGGATACCGCCTGAAGTAGAGAGGTCGGGGTGGATCTTATCGACCGCATGTTCCCTGCAGAGCGTCTCGAAATCGGAGAACTGGTAGATGTCTTCGCCGGTCAGGATCGGAGTGGGGCTGGCTTCCCGAATCTCTTTCAAGAGATCGGTGTAGTACCAGGGAACGACGTCTTCCATCCACTCCAGATTGAACTTCTCGTACGCTTTTCCAAGGCGAATGACGGATTTCACGCCGATGTGACCCAGGTGGTCCATCGAGAGAGGCATGTCATAGCCGATGTTGTCGCGCACCGCCGCAACATACTCGCAGAGCCTGTCGATGCCCTTATCGGTGACTTCGGTGGCCGTAAACGGATGAGGCTGATCGCGCATTTCCCACTTGCTCATGCCTTCAGGACGCATCACCGTGCCGGCGATACCATCCAGGACCTCGATGCCCAGATCCATCTTCATCCAGGTCAGACCCATCGCTTTGCGCTCTTTGGCGCGCAGCCCGTACTCTCTCGGTTCTCTTGATTCCGTGGTGTCGGCATAAATGCGAATCGTGTCGCGCCACTTGCCGCCCAGCATCTGGTAGACGGGGATGTTGTACACCTTTCCTGCGATATCCCAGAGCGCCATCTCCACGGCGCAAACACCGCCTGCCTGCCGGGCGTTGCCGCCAAACTGCGCAATCTTCTGAAAGAGGAAGTCGATGTTCAGCGGATTTTCGCCCACGATGCGGCTCTTCAGCACCATTGCGTATTGCGGGCCGGCAATATCGCGCACCTCGCCCAAACCGTAGACGCCCTGGTTGGTGTCGACGCGAATAAGCACACAGGGGCTCGGTCCGGGCTTGACCACGACGGCGTAGCGCATATCTGTGATCTTCAACGCCGAGGGGCTCGAGGCTGTGTTTACATTCCTGAGAGCGGGCTCCGCAGGCTGCGCGGTTCGGCCGAGTGCAGCGGCGGCCAGAGCCGCCAATGAAGACTTGAGAACACTACGACGATTGAACCTGCCAGCGCCGAACATATGCATAGATCAGTCTCCAGAAGTTTTGAGATTCATCCTAACCCGAACGGCGAGGTTTAGCTTGCGTGTCGACGTGATGGCCAGCGAAACACTTAGGTAGTTCAATTCTCCGGATGGGATAGCGCTTTCGCCAGCAACGCGTCGAATTCACTCCTCGGCATCTTCAATTTGTCAGGGTGGGCATCGATCCACTTCGCGAAACCGTCATACTTCTTCGCGTTCCAGCCGCCCTCGAACTCGGCCCCGTTCTTGCCTTCCTGATTCAACTCGAAGTTGTAGTCATCTTTGAGTGCGGTGAATTCAGCAGTGCTGATCGCCTCTTCGGCCAGAATGGCGGGGATGAACAGCACTCCCTCTGGCTTCGCGAGAACCAGATCGCCCGGCAGCACAACCGCCCTTCCAATGCGGATGGGTGCATTGATCGATGTCAATTCCATTTGAGCCCAGGCGGAGGGATCGTATCCGCGATAGAAGCCATTAAAGTCCGGAATCTCGCGGTTCTCTTCCTGATCGCGAATACCCGCATCGAACACGAAGCCCGTGTGAGTGTGCGCGGCAATTCCGTTGCCGAGGTTAGAACCGATCAAGGTGCCTTCGATGATCTTGCCGAAGCCATCGGCCACGTACACGTCTCCAATCTGCAGTTCGTTGATCGGCCACATGTTTGTGCCCCCCACTCGGCCCTCCGCCTTACCCTCAGCGGTGATTGCGTGCGCCATATCGGGCCGGAGCGGCATGTATTGCGCGGTGACTGCACGTCCAGCGAACGGTTTTTCGATGTGGAGAGCCTGCCAGCCCGCCTCGAATTGATTCTGGTATCCCTTGGAGCGGAGGAAGTCCCATATATCTTCGATCGACATATCCACGGCGCGCTTCAGCAAGGTGTCCGACACCTTGGGCCGGCCGTCGGGGAACCGATCCCCGTGCCAGTCCGAGGTATAAAAGAGCATCTG from the Occallatibacter riparius genome contains:
- a CDS encoding DsbA family protein — its product is MIFACCRRLVIIVLASACGVLFAQESVQQPAANISGTVLTLGELEATQSGKLLQARYQHYLSERKALEDAIDERLLKTEAEKKNVSLDTLMDTVVYKGIQDPTEDQLKVYYEGLETQDTYENVRSAVLQHIRELRRSRARAAYVAELRKNAQISILLMPPTAAVNTEGAFTLGKSNAPVTLIEFADYQCPYCQTANPQIQRLKREFGESLTVIFKDFPLPMHASAQKAAEASRCAGQQGKFWEYHDTLFSTRLLSPDDLRDHARVLKLDTDRFDKCLANGDEAGAVKKDFQQANALGLSGTPSFFINGHFFSGAMDYAAVKEFINQQLNGVTSKQQMLSQK
- a CDS encoding mandelate racemase/muconate lactonizing enzyme family protein translates to MHMFGAGRFNRRSVLKSSLAALAAAALGRTAQPAEPALRNVNTASSPSALKITDMRYAVVVKPGPSPCVLIRVDTNQGVYGLGEVRDIAGPQYAMVLKSRIVGENPLNIDFLFQKIAQFGGNARQAGGVCAVEMALWDIAGKVYNIPVYQMLGGKWRDTIRIYADTTESREPREYGLRAKERKAMGLTWMKMDLGIEVLDGIAGTVMRPEGMSKWEMRDQPHPFTATEVTDKGIDRLCEYVAAVRDNIGYDMPLSMDHLGHIGVKSVIRLGKAYEKFNLEWMEDVVPWYYTDLLKEIREASPTPILTGEDIYQFSDFETLCREHAVDKIHPDLSTSGGILQTHRIGDMAFRYGLPMAMHFAGTPVACMANVHCAAATRNFLALENHSLDVPFWQDLVNGIDKPIVNKGFIKVPDTAGLGITLNDDEVKRHLKPGTGYFEPTPTWDEPQSWDDAIFS
- a CDS encoding PilZ domain-containing protein, with protein sequence MKAGTKVERRREKRYPQNIDVLVRELPGCDEPELGSATTKPGRIQNVSTNGLCLLTFQPIRPLAIVRCEFPVCDSGIRIPTLMHVRWTRQQSEDIRGYISGLEALL
- a CDS encoding RraA family protein; translated protein: MKYLFALTLLLCASLAALPATSQVKMTHDQMLFYTSDWHGDRFPDGRPKVSDTLLKRAVDMSIEDIWDFLRSKGYQNQFEAGWQALHIEKPFAGRAVTAQYMPLRPDMAHAITAEGKAEGRVGGTNMWPINELQIGDVYVADGFGKIIEGTLIGSNLGNGIAAHTHTGFVFDAGIRDQEENREIPDFNGFYRGYDPSAWAQMELTSINAPIRIGRAVVLPGDLVLAKPEGVLFIPAILAEEAISTAEFTALKDDYNFELNQEGKNGAEFEGGWNAKKYDGFAKWIDAHPDKLKMPRSEFDALLAKALSHPEN
- a CDS encoding helix-turn-helix transcriptional regulator; this translates as MQIVHTTPGFILINRAICPVAFNTAALQILAFPTDPNKIHQPMLFIRDKITFWLLKSNGRAEPIFVHEIVSGQRKYTCRAFRCDWQIGTNEPMNYVVLLERHSHGPGGLIGLTEQFGLTPRELQTVSLLTEGLTSKQIASRMRISPNTVKAFLRLVMFKMDVSTRSGIVGKVFGSQPDTAEETHDRPNSSEQFT
- a CDS encoding DUF362 domain-containing protein, with translation MGLLSTPVQIENGSVGDMKAHLNRRELIQRLGAAAAGLYLAPARLTASTPAPIAPVAISRCSSYGPEVVSALASMFDQLGGLAKLVSGKTVAIKINVTGSSTERFRGLSQGQTYWVHPQVVSATVHLLGQAGARRIRLLESPTSSKVHTLEEFISQAGWKVSELTSAAPRVEMENTNFAGPSKQYVRFAVPGGGMLFKAYDLNRSYEDCDVFVSLAKLKEHTTAGLTGSMKNLFGITPTTIYGEGAGIDEPSQEAAGGRSMLHNGSRQPSKSALPELNPHSPRDPGYRVPRVTVDLVAARPIHLSIIDGIQTVAGGEGPWARQMRTVPPGLLIAGTNCVTTDAVCAALMGFDPMADRGTPPFENCDSTLKLAEELGIGTRDLRRVEVIGVPISKGRIDFRKV
- a CDS encoding tetratricopeptide repeat protein, coding for MKRTYTLAILLGAALLGGYLCSAQEDDTARLTKQAMAGNASAQVQLGMKYAMTMHPDFTEAMKWFRMAADQGSADGQLHLAAMYDIGVSPQNPTEAVKWYALAAKQGQKDAEFRLGQMYDSARGVTQDYAQAAEWYKKAAAQGRLDAEYRLGEMYESGLGVKQSYTDAMHWYLGAASKGRPEAEYRLGYLYEMGLGTKKDKQQAIAWYQKSSDHGFPDATQALRALEVQ